In one Sphingobacterium daejeonense genomic region, the following are encoded:
- a CDS encoding RagB/SusD family nutrient uptake outer membrane protein, with the protein MKKRFILYAIFVSTLLGSCKQDFLDTDPATEFSDNTVWTDPALVGTFINQIYFRLDEPLTDGRFKANLVDEGHYRGNAASLNFNKSLMTPDGLMGWTVSRYRSWADMYKTIRFCNIFFSKVDEVPFIEDNVDGKSTKDRMSGEVHFLRAFTYHNLVSIYGGVPIITEVYGLEDEFLKERDTYAACVDFMVSELDKAAALLPEKHSGANQGRATKGAALALKARVLLYAASDLYNTTIFPGYEKQELIRYTSGDRRARWTAAKDAAKAVIDLGVYSLYKGNPSASENIPQNLTEIFLNKSTEEDIFIKYFTTPMGQRAGLYTSPNGYHGWGTNAPLGDLVDAFEMKDGTPFSWSNAVAAADPYANRDPRFYSTILYNGAEWRIRPDDAKGLDPLNRIQTGRWEKWNASTNKMEVVYGVDTRKSTIEDWNGAYTGYYLRKYIDPNVDAQYVRQAVTWRFIRYAEVLLNYAEACIELGMEQEARTYLNMIRKRAGMPDITQSGAALKAKYRNERRVELAFEEHRIFDVRRWAIGPEVYNITTKVADIVYPMNSDHTTATKPIVKHIDFEKYAWSNKAYFLPILRDEMNKNNLLIQNPEY; encoded by the coding sequence ATGAAAAAGAGATTTATATTATACGCTATATTCGTTTCAACACTATTAGGTTCCTGTAAACAGGATTTCCTAGACACTGATCCAGCAACTGAATTTTCTGACAATACAGTCTGGACTGACCCTGCCTTGGTAGGAACATTTATCAACCAAATTTATTTCCGCTTAGATGAGCCTCTAACTGATGGCCGTTTTAAGGCGAACTTAGTAGATGAAGGTCATTATCGCGGGAACGCTGCATCCCTCAACTTCAACAAAAGTTTGATGACGCCTGATGGCCTAATGGGTTGGACAGTCTCCAGATATAGAAGTTGGGCAGATATGTACAAAACCATAAGATTTTGTAATATATTCTTTTCTAAAGTCGACGAAGTCCCATTCATTGAAGATAATGTCGATGGTAAATCCACAAAAGACAGAATGTCGGGAGAAGTTCATTTCCTAAGGGCTTTTACATATCATAACCTTGTTAGCATATATGGTGGTGTTCCTATAATCACTGAAGTATATGGCCTCGAAGATGAATTTTTAAAAGAAAGGGATACATACGCAGCATGTGTAGATTTTATGGTGTCAGAGTTGGATAAGGCTGCTGCATTGCTGCCTGAAAAACATTCAGGTGCTAATCAAGGCCGTGCTACTAAAGGAGCAGCATTGGCATTAAAAGCACGGGTCTTACTATATGCAGCTAGCGATTTATATAATACAACGATTTTCCCGGGTTATGAAAAACAGGAGTTGATCCGTTATACCTCAGGAGATAGAAGAGCAAGATGGACGGCAGCCAAAGATGCCGCTAAGGCAGTTATCGACCTAGGAGTGTACTCTCTATACAAGGGGAACCCATCAGCGTCTGAAAATATACCTCAGAATTTGACGGAAATATTCTTGAACAAAAGTACAGAGGAAGATATTTTCATAAAATACTTCACTACGCCAATGGGACAGCGAGCAGGTTTATATACTTCTCCAAATGGTTATCATGGCTGGGGAACAAATGCACCATTGGGCGATCTGGTTGACGCATTTGAAATGAAAGATGGTACTCCATTCTCATGGTCTAATGCTGTTGCTGCCGCTGATCCTTATGCTAATCGCGATCCACGATTCTATTCTACTATTTTATATAATGGTGCGGAATGGAGAATCAGACCAGATGATGCTAAAGGTTTAGACCCCCTGAACAGAATCCAAACCGGACGATGGGAAAAATGGAATGCTTCTACAAACAAGATGGAAGTAGTATATGGTGTTGATACCAGAAAAAGCACTATTGAGGACTGGAATGGAGCCTATACAGGTTATTACTTGAGAAAATATATAGATCCTAATGTTGATGCACAATACGTACGCCAGGCAGTGACTTGGAGATTTATCCGTTATGCTGAAGTTTTATTGAACTACGCTGAGGCTTGTATTGAATTAGGAATGGAACAAGAAGCAAGGACTTACTTGAATATGATCCGTAAACGTGCGGGTATGCCAGATATTACACAGTCAGGAGCTGCATTAAAAGCAAAATACAGAAATGAAAGAAGGGTAGAGTTAGCTTTTGAGGAGCATAGGATTTTCGATGTACGTCGTTGGGCAATAGGTCCTGAGGTTTATAATATTACTACTAAAGTAGCTGATATTGTTTATCCAATGAATTCTGACCATACAACGGCAACAAAGCCAATTGTTAAACATATAGACTTCGAAAAATATGCTTGGAGCAATAAAGCTTATTTCCTTCCAATCCTAAGAGATGAAATGAACAAAAACAATTTATTGATTCAAAATCCGGAATATTAG
- a CDS encoding SusC/RagA family TonB-linked outer membrane protein encodes MGARHVLEWNVAFDRTVQNNKLWKTPWYLYNWDGTSIDDSGNPLLVRGQKGFTGPELTQDFANNDLLTLNSLLRYERTFGTNHNFNGLIGVERISGSVMSFEAFRKFFVSTALEELFAGGDAEKNNTGQSSVQARLNYFGRLNYDFANKYLFEFLWRYDGSYKFPKDGRFGFFPGISAGWKVSEEKFWQNIKPVISDLKIRGSWGQTGNDRIADYQFLSSYGFLTGTSDIYVFNENVEQKVLNELRIPNPRVTWEVANQSNIGLDAKFLDNKLSLTAEYFYNIRTNILWNRSASVPSSTGLTLPRENIGEVVNKGLEFQVGYQNAINEFQYAVSANIATNKNRIRFWDETPGVPDYQQSTGRPMNADLYYNAIGVFRDQAAVDAYPHWAGARPGDIMFEDVNNDGKIDGLDRVRQEKTDLPTLTGGLNIDLSYKGFYTSIFFQGAAGAIRNNYYEMQGEVGNYLIQDVEGRWTEANPDASKPRIWNRYSEYWRSNSNTYWLQNSDYFRLKNFEFGYSFPLEWCQKLKLEGIQVYFTGQNLLTFTKVKDFDPETTSATAYPLNKVYNFGLTLNF; translated from the coding sequence ATGGGTGCAAGGCATGTCCTTGAGTGGAATGTAGCATTTGATAGAACAGTTCAGAACAATAAATTATGGAAAACACCATGGTATCTTTATAACTGGGATGGAACATCAATTGATGACAGTGGAAATCCATTATTAGTAAGAGGTCAAAAAGGGTTTACTGGCCCAGAATTAACTCAAGATTTTGCAAACAATGACCTCTTAACATTAAACTCTTTGTTGAGATATGAAAGAACTTTTGGTACAAATCATAATTTCAACGGGTTAATAGGGGTGGAGCGTATTTCAGGGAGTGTAATGTCATTTGAAGCTTTCCGTAAGTTTTTCGTTTCAACAGCATTGGAAGAACTTTTTGCTGGGGGCGATGCTGAAAAAAATAATACCGGACAATCTTCTGTACAGGCAAGATTGAATTATTTTGGACGCTTGAATTATGATTTTGCCAATAAATATTTATTTGAATTTCTATGGCGATATGATGGGTCATACAAATTTCCTAAAGATGGCCGTTTCGGGTTTTTCCCCGGAATATCTGCAGGATGGAAAGTATCAGAAGAAAAATTCTGGCAAAACATCAAACCTGTTATTAGTGATTTAAAAATCCGAGGTTCATGGGGCCAAACAGGTAATGACCGAATTGCAGATTACCAATTCCTATCGAGCTATGGATTCCTTACAGGTACTTCAGATATCTATGTTTTTAATGAAAATGTAGAACAAAAAGTGTTGAATGAACTCCGTATTCCAAACCCTAGAGTTACGTGGGAAGTTGCAAATCAGTCCAACATAGGTTTGGATGCTAAATTCCTGGATAATAAATTGTCCTTGACGGCTGAATATTTTTATAATATCCGGACTAATATTTTATGGAACAGAAGTGCATCTGTGCCAAGTTCTACTGGATTGACCCTTCCAAGGGAAAATATAGGAGAAGTTGTCAATAAAGGATTGGAGTTTCAGGTTGGTTACCAAAATGCGATCAACGAATTTCAATATGCTGTATCTGCAAACATAGCGACAAACAAAAACAGAATTCGTTTCTGGGATGAAACACCAGGAGTTCCTGACTATCAGCAATCAACTGGTAGGCCAATGAATGCTGATTTATATTATAATGCAATCGGTGTATTCAGAGATCAGGCTGCGGTAGATGCTTACCCACACTGGGCAGGAGCAAGACCTGGAGATATAATGTTTGAAGATGTAAATAACGATGGTAAAATTGATGGATTAGATCGTGTGCGTCAAGAAAAAACAGATCTTCCAACTCTAACAGGGGGATTGAACATCGATTTGAGCTACAAAGGATTCTACACAAGTATATTCTTCCAAGGTGCAGCAGGAGCAATCCGTAACAATTATTATGAAATGCAGGGTGAAGTTGGTAATTATTTAATCCAAGATGTTGAAGGTAGATGGACAGAAGCAAATCCAGACGCATCTAAACCTCGTATTTGGAATCGTTATAGTGAATATTGGAGATCAAATAGTAATACCTATTGGTTGCAAAATTCAGATTATTTCAGATTGAAAAATTTTGAATTTGGATACTCATTCCCGCTGGAGTGGTGCCAAAAATTAAAACTTGAAGGAATTCAAGTTTATTTCACTGGTCAAAACCTATTAACATTCACAAAAGTGAAAGATTTTGATCCAGAAACAACTTCTGCAACGGCTTACCCGCTTAATAAAGTTTACAACTTTGGTTTAACCCTAAACTTTTAA
- a CDS encoding SusC/RagA family TonB-linked outer membrane protein, which produces MKKRLLLFCTLGITMGAWAGNSNVLSHHDFLVNKKILNQTEIRGKIVDSQSQALVGVTITNVRTGQSAQTDQNGDFTIAGNVGDNLRIHMIGYADKTVPASSGAMRVSLEASDENIDEVVVVGYGTQKASTVTGSIVDVKGDVLQRAPVVNFSNTLAGRLPGLVAVSRSGEPGSDNATLRIRGANTLGDNSPLIVVDGIANRSLERLNPQDIESVTVLKDASAAIYGSQAANGVILVTTKKGRTGKPQVKISHNQAFTQPTVIPKVTDAATYVEMLNEISVYAGQSPKYSAEEIELYRNGSDPWGHPNTDWYKATFNDVAPQHQTNLTINGGSEYVNYFISGAFDKQDAIYKNSATKYSQYNFRSNLSGKFNDYIKYGVNVALREINRNYPTRSASDIFVMLRRGKPNMQAYWPNGFNGPDIEYGNNPVVITTNQTGYDRNKAMTLESKANLDITIPWVQGMSLSGM; this is translated from the coding sequence ATGAAAAAACGACTCTTGTTGTTTTGCACCTTAGGTATTACTATGGGTGCATGGGCAGGCAATTCTAATGTGCTGTCCCATCATGATTTTCTTGTAAACAAGAAAATCCTAAACCAAACCGAAATCAGAGGTAAAATTGTTGACAGCCAATCTCAAGCCTTAGTAGGTGTTACCATTACAAATGTTAGAACTGGCCAATCCGCACAAACCGACCAAAATGGGGATTTTACAATTGCGGGAAATGTCGGAGATAACCTAAGAATCCACATGATAGGTTATGCAGACAAAACGGTTCCAGCAAGTTCTGGCGCTATGAGAGTTTCTTTAGAAGCATCTGATGAAAATATTGACGAAGTGGTGGTTGTGGGTTATGGCACTCAAAAAGCTTCAACTGTTACCGGATCAATTGTGGATGTCAAAGGTGATGTCCTGCAAAGAGCACCAGTAGTAAATTTTTCAAATACACTAGCAGGAAGGCTTCCGGGCTTGGTAGCGGTATCAAGATCAGGTGAGCCTGGTAGCGATAATGCAACATTAAGAATCCGTGGTGCAAATACGTTGGGTGATAATTCCCCGCTGATAGTAGTCGATGGAATTGCAAACCGAAGTTTAGAACGATTGAACCCTCAGGATATTGAGAGTGTAACTGTCCTTAAAGATGCTTCTGCAGCTATCTATGGATCTCAAGCTGCTAACGGTGTGATTTTGGTAACCACTAAAAAAGGACGCACAGGAAAACCACAAGTGAAAATAAGCCATAACCAAGCTTTTACACAACCAACTGTAATCCCAAAGGTAACTGATGCCGCAACCTATGTCGAAATGTTAAATGAAATTAGCGTTTATGCAGGACAATCACCTAAATATTCCGCAGAGGAAATAGAATTATACAGAAATGGTTCTGATCCTTGGGGCCATCCTAATACTGATTGGTATAAGGCAACATTTAATGATGTGGCTCCACAACACCAAACTAACCTGACCATAAATGGCGGATCTGAATACGTAAATTATTTTATTTCAGGTGCATTTGATAAACAAGATGCCATCTATAAAAACTCAGCAACTAAGTATAGTCAATATAACTTCAGATCTAATCTTAGCGGTAAATTCAATGATTATATTAAATACGGTGTAAATGTTGCCCTCCGTGAAATAAACAGGAATTATCCGACCAGATCTGCTTCTGATATATTCGTGATGTTAAGACGTGGAAAACCAAATATGCAAGCTTATTGGCCGAATGGATTTAACGGGCCAGATATTGAATATGGAAATAACCCAGTCGTAATAACAACAAACCAAACGGGATATGACCGTAATAAGGCAATGACCTTAGAATCAAAGGCAAATCTAGATATTACCATTCCATGGGTGCAAGGCATGTCCTTGAGTGGAATGTAG
- a CDS encoding DUF4148 domain-containing protein translates to MKKILTFAALFAGLSFAASAQQQDSVKKDRAEVRQEMRHKKHMRGDRMGRMDNKTPEDIAKMKTDRLDKELKFTEDQKKDIYAYHLDQAKKWKAKSEERKADREARKNEMKAEREEFLKLLTPEQKETLKNKMAENRKDGFKRGDRKDRQFKRRDMDRKPVEKKAEETVNVESSNS, encoded by the coding sequence ATGAAAAAGATATTAACATTTGCTGCTTTATTTGCTGGTTTAAGCTTTGCAGCTTCTGCACAACAACAAGATTCTGTAAAGAAAGATAGAGCTGAAGTTCGTCAAGAGATGAGACATAAAAAGCATATGCGTGGAGATCGTATGGGCCGTATGGACAACAAGACTCCAGAGGATATCGCAAAAATGAAAACTGATCGTTTGGACAAGGAATTGAAATTCACCGAAGATCAAAAGAAAGATATTTATGCTTACCACTTAGATCAAGCAAAGAAATGGAAAGCTAAATCTGAAGAAAGGAAAGCAGACCGTGAAGCTCGTAAAAACGAGATGAAAGCAGAACGTGAGGAATTCTTGAAACTGTTAACACCAGAGCAGAAAGAAACGTTAAAGAATAAAATGGCTGAAAACCGCAAGGATGGATTCAAACGTGGCGACAGAAAAGACCGTCAGTTCAAACGTAGAGATATGGATCGCAAACCAGTGGAGAAAAAGGCTGAAGAAACTGTGAATGTAGAAAGTTCAAATAGCTAA
- a CDS encoding AAA family ATPase, producing the protein MLPLYLSTIEGLYSYQEKQSIDFTELTQAGLFGIFGSVGSGKSSILEAISFVLYGDTERLNKTDKRAYNMMNLKSNQTMIVFEFLNFEKRKFRFVAQWKRRKNFDDTTPIERTAYELIDEKWVPMESADGALVTNLSYPNFRRTIIIPQGQFKEFLELKGKDRSEMMKEIFYLNKFDLGPKVGFLQSSNNRKLENLKGALSGFESISTEALNKKKEEVEDAKKTLAQTKEDFQDLQAKVRILQEFKDKSIELQQKEGQFNELNSKKSRVQQQEADLNRYEKTSKAFREPLNYLQSLNIEREGLIHKIENFRSVKERQLQEIDIVEKEIGAIQHDYLNLNSFRGQVEDYKLLIQIKENAKKEKELETRLIKGTPFVERTKEAEHTLMKKLEETEEKLENLKSEKVDTSQLIEMEKWYHRKDTIVQQHGQSNRLLEQLSADIELEQSQINKLGYTEDNWEQMIGNELKLIENEFNKLREQETQLQVQARLSSFATDLQPGMPCPLCGALDHPEPMVANHVQEEIQKLNLQKAELEEKRAEYQKLKEQVSKACFGLNNKRASYEQIQQEVNAQASNLEIHISEFTWVGYSSEDVGAFEAQKEKIKQSEQITNSLEAEVKQLRLDLQKNKDNIQKFEKELDSIKAEIAVVQGVSAHSKNALQQFNYKEFEEIELDEVRRSKLALDQKIIQIESGYLTLNQKLNTYKTKLAEIAGQYSSAKDQLSGFNQQIKVRQEQLAKLLREFKFADITQVQQIIQRPMPVEQMRKDIQQFYVRLEVLETQIASLKDYLKDKEFSEEDLETTAKLFEFKKEELELQLSLTGGLEKELAHLTLEIGKKEKLIEEFDQLNARAANLKVMENLFKGNGFVNYVSSIHLRQMCEMANERFHRLTRNQLSLTINDNNEFEVVDYLNNGYRRSVKTLSGGQSFQASLCLALALAENIQSLNKSDKNFFFIDEGFGTQDTESINTVFDTLQYLHHENRVVGIISHVEELKERIPRSVTVEKDSEAGSKVKTSWGS; encoded by the coding sequence ATGCTGCCACTATATTTAAGTACTATAGAAGGACTATATTCCTACCAAGAAAAACAAAGCATAGATTTTACAGAATTGACCCAAGCCGGATTGTTTGGGATTTTTGGTTCTGTTGGATCAGGTAAATCATCCATATTAGAAGCCATAAGTTTTGTGCTATATGGTGATACCGAACGATTGAACAAAACTGATAAGCGTGCATATAACATGATGAACTTAAAGTCTAATCAGACGATGATAGTCTTTGAGTTTCTGAATTTCGAGAAGCGGAAATTCCGATTCGTTGCACAATGGAAAAGAAGAAAAAATTTTGATGATACTACGCCAATAGAGCGTACAGCATATGAATTGATAGATGAAAAGTGGGTACCAATGGAATCTGCAGATGGTGCATTGGTGACCAACCTGTCATATCCTAACTTTAGAAGGACCATCATTATACCTCAAGGCCAGTTCAAGGAATTTTTGGAACTGAAAGGGAAGGATAGGTCTGAAATGATGAAAGAAATCTTTTATCTAAATAAATTTGATTTAGGACCTAAAGTCGGTTTCTTGCAATCTAGCAATAACCGGAAGCTTGAAAACCTCAAAGGTGCCTTATCAGGATTCGAAAGTATTTCGACAGAAGCTCTGAATAAGAAAAAGGAAGAAGTTGAGGATGCTAAAAAAACATTGGCTCAAACGAAAGAGGATTTTCAAGATCTTCAAGCCAAAGTCCGTATCCTGCAGGAGTTTAAAGATAAATCAATTGAGCTACAACAAAAGGAAGGTCAGTTTAATGAATTGAATAGCAAGAAAAGCCGTGTGCAACAACAAGAGGCTGATTTAAATCGCTATGAAAAAACTTCAAAAGCTTTTAGAGAACCATTAAATTATTTGCAATCCCTAAATATCGAACGGGAAGGTTTGATTCATAAAATTGAAAACTTCCGTTCTGTAAAAGAAAGGCAATTGCAGGAGATTGATATCGTCGAAAAGGAAATTGGAGCAATCCAGCATGATTATCTAAACCTTAATTCTTTCAGAGGACAGGTAGAAGATTATAAGTTATTGATCCAAATAAAGGAAAATGCCAAAAAGGAAAAGGAGCTAGAGACTAGATTGATAAAAGGGACTCCTTTTGTTGAACGAACTAAAGAGGCGGAACATACTTTAATGAAGAAGTTGGAGGAGACGGAAGAGAAATTAGAGAATTTGAAGTCTGAAAAAGTTGACACCTCACAATTGATCGAAATGGAGAAATGGTACCATCGTAAGGATACCATTGTTCAGCAGCATGGCCAATCCAATAGATTATTAGAACAGTTAAGTGCGGATATTGAGTTAGAGCAATCACAGATCAATAAATTGGGCTACACCGAGGATAATTGGGAACAGATGATCGGCAACGAACTCAAATTGATCGAAAATGAGTTCAACAAATTAAGGGAGCAAGAAACACAGTTGCAAGTGCAAGCAAGGTTGAGCAGTTTTGCAACCGATTTACAGCCTGGTATGCCTTGTCCATTGTGTGGTGCACTTGACCACCCTGAACCAATGGTTGCCAATCATGTGCAGGAGGAAATTCAAAAACTGAATCTTCAGAAAGCAGAATTGGAAGAAAAACGTGCGGAATACCAAAAGTTAAAAGAACAGGTTTCCAAAGCATGTTTTGGCCTTAACAATAAAAGGGCTAGCTATGAGCAGATTCAACAAGAAGTAAATGCTCAGGCAAGTAATTTGGAAATACATATCTCTGAATTTACATGGGTAGGCTATTCAAGTGAGGACGTGGGAGCATTTGAAGCTCAAAAAGAAAAAATAAAGCAAAGTGAACAAATAACCAATTCTTTGGAAGCCGAAGTCAAACAATTGAGATTGGACCTGCAGAAAAATAAAGACAATATCCAAAAATTTGAAAAAGAATTAGATAGCATAAAAGCTGAGATCGCTGTTGTGCAAGGTGTAAGTGCTCATAGTAAAAATGCTTTGCAACAATTCAATTATAAAGAATTTGAAGAAATTGAATTGGACGAAGTAAGAAGATCTAAGTTGGCTTTAGATCAAAAAATTATTCAGATTGAAAGTGGTTATTTGACCTTAAATCAGAAACTCAATACCTACAAAACTAAACTAGCTGAAATTGCTGGTCAATATAGCTCTGCAAAAGATCAATTAAGTGGCTTTAATCAACAGATTAAGGTCAGACAAGAGCAATTGGCAAAATTACTTCGAGAATTTAAATTTGCTGATATCACTCAAGTACAACAGATCATCCAAAGACCAATGCCGGTAGAACAAATGCGTAAAGACATACAGCAATTCTACGTAAGATTGGAAGTATTAGAAACTCAAATTGCATCCTTAAAGGATTATTTAAAGGATAAGGAGTTCTCGGAAGAAGATCTGGAAACAACAGCCAAATTATTCGAATTCAAGAAAGAAGAACTAGAATTGCAATTGTCATTAACTGGAGGTCTAGAAAAAGAATTAGCACATTTGACTCTGGAAATAGGCAAAAAGGAAAAATTGATTGAAGAATTTGATCAGTTGAATGCCAGGGCTGCAAATCTAAAAGTAATGGAGAACTTGTTTAAGGGCAATGGATTTGTAAATTATGTGTCCAGTATCCATTTAAGACAAATGTGTGAAATGGCCAATGAAAGATTCCATCGCTTGACAAGAAATCAATTGAGCTTGACCATAAACGACAACAATGAGTTTGAGGTAGTAGATTATCTGAACAATGGATATAGACGGTCTGTGAAAACATTGTCTGGTGGTCAAAGCTTTCAAGCCTCTCTATGTCTAGCTTTGGCATTAGCAGAGAATATTCAATCATTAAATAAATCTGACAAGAATTTCTTCTTTATTGATGAAGGTTTTGGAACCCAGGATACCGAAAGTATCAATACGGTATTTGATACGCTGCAATACCTACATCATGAAAATAGAGTAGTAGGTATTATTTCACATGTTGAAGAGTTGAAAGAAAGGATACCAAGGTCGGTTACTGTAGAGAAAGATTCGGAAGCAGGTAGTAAAGTAAAAACCTCTTGGGGTTCTTGA
- a CDS encoding metallophosphoesterase family protein, whose amino-acid sequence MLKRGGEVLEEPEGEKPIRLGFADLVYSDSIPSQIQYTALGHLHRFHEIGQGTAPVIYPGSPLAYSFSESGQKKQVVIVDLEPNKIAQYRNVQLEKGRPLVRTRFRDIDEAVRWLHDNKNALVELTIESDNFLTASDLKRIHEAHDGIIHIIPVVSKKQEFLSSGSTVNLDQRHERFVQGLFQI is encoded by the coding sequence ATGTTAAAAAGGGGTGGTGAAGTATTGGAAGAGCCAGAAGGTGAAAAGCCTATCAGATTGGGCTTCGCAGATCTTGTCTATTCGGATAGCATTCCATCACAAATCCAGTATACAGCTCTTGGACATCTCCACAGGTTTCATGAAATTGGGCAAGGAACAGCACCAGTTATCTATCCTGGAAGTCCATTAGCCTATTCTTTTTCGGAAAGTGGACAGAAAAAACAAGTGGTGATCGTAGATCTAGAACCTAATAAAATAGCACAATATAGAAATGTACAACTAGAAAAAGGTCGCCCACTTGTTAGAACTAGGTTCAGAGATATTGATGAAGCTGTCCGCTGGTTACACGATAATAAAAATGCTCTAGTAGAACTTACTATTGAGTCTGATAATTTTTTGACAGCTAGTGATTTAAAAAGAATACATGAGGCTCACGATGGGATAATTCATATTATACCTGTGGTCAGTAAAAAACAAGAGTTTCTCAGTAGCGGATCTACTGTAAACTTAGATCAAAGACATGAAAGATTTGTTCAAGGATTATTTCAAATCTAA
- a CDS encoding metallophosphoesterase family protein: MASGKKLDFYSRMEEQKEVMEEICQIADREDVDLVVVSGDLYDTFNPPVEATELLYRTLKKLSKNGKRPVVAIAGNHDSPDRD; this comes from the coding sequence TTGGCATCTGGTAAAAAACTTGATTTCTATTCTAGAATGGAAGAACAGAAGGAAGTAATGGAAGAGATTTGTCAGATTGCCGATCGTGAGGATGTCGACCTTGTAGTCGTTTCTGGTGACCTTTATGATACATTTAATCCACCAGTTGAAGCGACAGAATTACTTTATAGAACCTTAAAGAAATTATCCAAAAATGGTAAAAGACCAGTAGTTGCAATTGCAGGCAATCATGATTCCCCAGATCGGGATTGA
- a CDS encoding SelT/SelW/SelH family protein: protein MKPTVRITYCPKCGWLLRAAYMAQELLTTFVDDLYAVQLEPSEISGRYTVFVDDKIIFDRKREGRFPEIKELKQLVRNQVNPQKDLGHSDR, encoded by the coding sequence TTGAAACCTACAGTACGCATCACATATTGTCCCAAATGTGGTTGGCTATTACGAGCCGCTTATATGGCTCAAGAATTACTGACCACTTTTGTGGATGATCTGTATGCTGTACAATTAGAACCTAGCGAAATATCGGGTCGTTACACAGTGTTTGTGGATGACAAGATAATTTTCGACCGTAAACGAGAAGGTAGATTCCCCGAAATCAAAGAGCTTAAACAATTGGTTCGCAATCAGGTAAATCCGCAAAAGGACTTAGGCCATTCTGATCGTTAA
- a CDS encoding c-type cytochrome produces the protein MKSFNMALGVKCNHCHAPKANGEKGLDFASDANPKKDVARWMIKMTSQINKKHFKHAHEGVLHQIACNSCHNGKTEVFTVEKHK, from the coding sequence ATGAAGTCATTCAACATGGCATTGGGAGTAAAATGTAATCATTGTCATGCTCCAAAAGCTAATGGAGAGAAAGGACTTGACTTTGCTTCTGATGCTAATCCTAAAAAAGATGTGGCTAGGTGGATGATTAAAATGACAAGCCAGATCAATAAAAAACATTTTAAGCATGCACATGAGGGCGTTTTACATCAGATTGCATGTAATTCTTGCCACAATGGCAAAACAGAAGTTTTTACTGTTGAAAAACATAAATAA
- a CDS encoding carboxylesterase family protein, with the protein MLLACLQDLHFLAAAQLKAVKAKKGYSYWVRTPENINKKEKLPVIIFLHGRSLSGHDLNRVKRYGVLRAIEKGKDLDAIVVAPQTSNGWDPDKVIDVLDQVLKEYPADEHRVYVCGMSMGGYGTMDVAGKYPDRIAAAVAICGGGTASYACNLTQVPLWIQHGSADRLFLLLNPRRYIMPSKSATKKLMQR; encoded by the coding sequence ATGCTCCTTGCTTGCTTGCAGGATTTACATTTTCTGGCGGCAGCACAATTAAAAGCTGTAAAAGCCAAAAAAGGTTATTCTTATTGGGTAAGAACTCCCGAGAACATCAATAAAAAAGAAAAATTGCCTGTCATAATATTTCTGCATGGTCGCAGTCTATCTGGCCATGATCTAAATCGCGTAAAACGATATGGTGTTTTACGGGCAATAGAAAAAGGAAAGGATCTGGATGCAATAGTCGTTGCCCCACAGACCTCCAATGGTTGGGATCCAGATAAAGTCATTGATGTATTGGATCAAGTTTTGAAAGAATACCCTGCTGATGAGCATCGCGTTTATGTTTGCGGTATGAGTATGGGAGGTTATGGAACAATGGATGTTGCTGGTAAATATCCCGATAGAATTGCTGCAGCAGTTGCTATTTGTGGAGGAGGTACCGCAAGCTATGCATGTAACCTTACCCAGGTACCATTATGGATACAACATGGAAGCGCCGATCGGCTGTTCCTGCTTCTGAATCCAAGAAGATATATAATGCCATCAAAAAGTGCAACAAAAAAGCTGATGCAACGCTAA